In Triticum aestivum cultivar Chinese Spring chromosome 5B, IWGSC CS RefSeq v2.1, whole genome shotgun sequence, the following proteins share a genomic window:
- the LOC123114145 gene encoding probable polygalacturonase — MRRSAPVFQALLVFLTIIETQWSSVSGMYCADMASTVYRPHSVTITEFGAIGDGVTLNTKAFQNAIFYLNSFADKGGAQLFVPAGRWLTGGFNLISHLTLSLDKDAVIIGSPHSSDWPVIDPLPSYGRGRELPGGRHQSLIFGSHLTDVIITGANGTIDGQGAIWWDWFHNNTLNYTRPHLVELMYSTNVVISNLTFKNSPFWNIHPVYCSQVIVEHVTILAPLNSPNTDGINPDSSTNVCISHCYVRNGDDVIVIKSGWDEYGISFAQPSSNISISNITGETGGGAGIAIGSEMSGGISEVRAEGLRIVNSLHGIRIKTAPGRGGYVRNVYIANVSMHNVSMAIRINGNYGEHPDNNYDRNALPIISNITIENVVGVDVGVAGILEGIEGDNFSSICISNVSLSVRSRHPWNCSLIQGYSNSVTPESCEQLRADCEETSICYDGGSSLAVGSRASIHNKPSASILLNSLLQLVSL, encoded by the exons ATGCGGAGATCCGCGCCG GTATTTCAAGCCCTTTTGGTTTTCCTGACAATAATTGAGACCCAATGGTCCAGCGTATCCGGCATGTACTGCGCGGACATGGCATCGACTGTCTACCGTCCTCATAGTGTCACCATAACTGAGTTTGGCGCTATCGGGGATGGCGTGACTCTCAACACCAAAGCATTCCAGAACGCCATCTTCTACCTCAATTCATTTGCGGACAAGGGCGGCGCACAGCTCTTTGTGCCTGCTGGAAGGTGGCTGACAGGGGGTTTTAATCTCATTAGCCATCTCACCTTATCATTGGACAAGGATGCAGTTATAATTGGATCTCCG CACTCATCTGATTGGCCTGTTATAGACCCTCTTCCATCCTATGGGCGCGGTAGAGAGCTCCCCGGAGGAAGGCACCAGAGCTTAATTTTTGGCTCCCATTTGACAGATGTAATAATTACTG GTGCTAATGGGACAATTGATGGTCAAGGAGCCATTTGGTGGGATTGGTTCCATAACAACACACTGAACTATACTAGGCCGCATCTTGTCGAGTTGATGTACTCCACCAATGTTGTTATATCAAATTTGACTTTCAAGAACTCCCCGTTCTGGAATATCCATCCGGTATACTGCAG CCAAGTTATTGTCGAGCACGTCACAATCCTAGCACCTTTGAATTCGCCAAACACCGACGGCATCAATCCAG ATTCGTCCACAAATGTTTGCATCAGTCATTGTTATGTCAGAAACGGAGACGATGTGATTGTCATCAAAAGTGGTTGGGATGAGTACGGCATTTCTTTTGCTCAGCCTAGCTCCAACATCAGCATCAGCAACATCACAGGGGAGACAGGTGGCGGTGCAGGAATTGCCATTGGAAGTGAGATGTCAGGTGGCATATCTGAAGTCCGGGCTGAAGGCCTCCGCATTGTGAACTCGTTGCATGGAATCAGAATCAAGACCGCTCCAGGACGTGGAGGGTATGTAAGGAACGTCTACATAGCTAATGTGAGCATGCACAATGTTTCGATGGCCATAAGGATCAATGGAAACTACGGCGAACATCCTGACAACAATTATGACAGGAACGCTCTCCCCATTATAAGCAACATCACAATTGAGAACGTTGTTGGCGTCGATGTTGGTGTTGCTGGCATCTTGGAGGGCATCGAGGGCGACAACTTCAGCAGCATATGCATCTCCAATGTCTCCCTCAGCGTGCGATCCAGGCATCCGTGGAATTGTTCGCTTATCCAGGGCTATTCAAACTCTGTGACTCCAGAGTCGTGCGAGCAGCTCAGAGCAGATTGTGAAGAGACATCGATCTGCTACGACGGTGGCAGTTCTTTAGCCGTTGGTTCACGGGCATCCATACATAATAAGCCTAGTGCCAGCATATTACTAAATTCGTTATTGCAGTTGGTGTCGCTGTAA
- the LOC123114146 gene encoding guanosine deaminase, translating into MEEAKVVETRDGTIAVASAFPGHQEAVQDRDHKFLSKAVEEAYKGVDCGHGGPFGAVVVRNDEVIVGCHNMVLNNTDPTAHAEVTAIREACKKLGKIELSDCEMYASCEPCPMCFGAVHLSRIKRLVYGAKAEAAIAIGFDDFIADALRGTGFYQKANMEIKRADGNGALLAEQVFENTKEKFRMY; encoded by the exons ATGGAGGAAGCCAAGG TTGTGGAGACCAGGGATGGGACTATCGCAGTTGCTTCAGCGTTTCCCGGTCATCAGGAAG CGGTACAAGATAGGGATCACAAGTTCTTGTCGAAAGCGGTAGAAGAGGCTTACAAAGGAGTTGACTGTGGCCATGGAGGCCCCTTTGGCGCGGTTGTCGTCCGCAACGACGAAGTAATAGTTGGGTGCCATAACATGGTTTTGAACAACACCGATCCAACTGCCCATGCTGAAGTCACTGCAATAAGAGAG GCTTGCAAAAAGCTTGGGAAGATTGAGCTGTCGGATTGCGAAATGTACGCCTCATGTGAGCCTTGCCCAATGTGTTTTGGGGCTGTTCATCTATCCCGGATCAAG AGGCTGGTGTACGGAGCCAAGGCGGAAGCTGCTATTGCCATTGGATTCGACGACTTCATCGCTGATGCTCTGAGAGGAACCGGGTTCTACCAGAAGGCCAACATGGAGATCAAGCGAGCAGATGGGAATGGAGCCCTGCTTGCTGAACAAGTCTTTGAGAACACCAAGGAGAAATTCCGAATGTACTAA